One region of Faecalibacter bovis genomic DNA includes:
- a CDS encoding Rne/Rng family ribonuclease, with product MSKELVISAQEDQVRIAVLDEGRLMEFHQDSSNDGFAVGDIYLGKIKKLAPSLNATFVDIGYSKDAFLHYHDLGPQIRSSNTFAKTVVNGTYKTDKLKNFRMEEPIEKDGLISEIFAPGDSVLVQITKEPIHTKGPRITSEISIAGRYLVLVPFSNRVSISQKIKSKPERERLTNILEGLTPEGFGIIIRTVAEQKNVDELQADLSYLINKWTQIFKNLQKKKAPSKILSEMDRASSILRDNFNDEFVKISVDDVQLAEEMREYLEVIAPEKISLVKEYDDPYVPIFEKFNVERQIKQAFGKTVTIPQSKGAYLVIEHTEALHVVDVNSGNISRNSKNQEESAFAVNKIAASEIARQLKLRDMGGIVVVDFIDMTDAEHKKELFEHLRAEMAKDKAKHKILPPSKFGLIQITRQRVRPEINFVTTEENPNQESNEVEAPIVTIDKIEQVLLNILERKDKDLTKMSLHVHPFVAAYLKNGLPSIQMKWLFKHKKWIKIVPRDAYKYLQFNFLDKNHNTLYNESN from the coding sequence ATGAGCAAAGAACTAGTTATATCGGCGCAAGAAGATCAAGTACGCATTGCAGTACTTGACGAAGGTCGTTTGATGGAATTTCATCAAGATTCTTCGAACGATGGATTTGCTGTTGGTGACATTTACTTGGGAAAAATCAAAAAATTAGCTCCTAGCCTAAATGCAACTTTTGTAGATATTGGTTATTCGAAAGATGCCTTTTTACATTATCATGATTTAGGTCCACAAATACGTTCATCGAATACATTTGCTAAAACAGTTGTAAACGGAACGTATAAAACAGATAAACTGAAGAACTTCCGTATGGAGGAACCGATTGAAAAAGATGGATTAATATCTGAAATCTTTGCTCCAGGTGACTCAGTTTTGGTTCAAATTACAAAAGAACCAATCCACACGAAAGGTCCTAGAATTACATCTGAAATATCTATTGCAGGTAGATATTTGGTACTTGTACCATTTTCTAACAGAGTATCAATCTCTCAGAAAATAAAATCAAAACCAGAGAGAGAACGTTTAACAAATATTCTTGAAGGACTTACTCCTGAAGGTTTTGGAATTATTATTCGAACAGTTGCTGAACAAAAAAATGTAGACGAATTACAAGCTGATTTAAGTTATTTAATTAATAAATGGACTCAAATCTTTAAAAATCTACAAAAGAAAAAAGCACCTAGTAAAATTTTAAGTGAGATGGATCGTGCTTCTTCTATCTTAAGAGATAATTTTAATGATGAATTCGTTAAAATCTCGGTAGATGATGTACAATTAGCTGAGGAAATGCGCGAATACTTAGAAGTAATTGCACCGGAAAAAATCAGTTTGGTAAAGGAATATGACGATCCTTATGTTCCAATTTTTGAGAAGTTTAATGTTGAACGTCAAATTAAACAAGCTTTTGGAAAAACGGTTACAATACCGCAATCAAAAGGTGCTTATTTGGTGATTGAACATACAGAAGCTTTACACGTAGTTGATGTAAACTCTGGAAACATCTCTAGAAATTCAAAAAACCAAGAAGAATCTGCCTTTGCAGTAAATAAAATTGCTGCTTCTGAAATTGCACGACAATTGAAATTGCGTGACATGGGTGGAATCGTTGTTGTGGATTTTATTGATATGACAGATGCCGAACATAAGAAAGAATTGTTCGAACATTTGAGAGCTGAAATGGCAAAAGACAAAGCAAAACATAAGATTTTGCCTCCAAGTAAATTTGGATTAATTCAAATCACAAGACAAAGAGTAAGACCAGAAATTAACTTTGTTACCACAGAAGAAAATCCAAACCAGGAATCGAATGAAGTTGAGGCACCTATCGTTACAATTGACAAGATTGAACAAGTGCTCTTGAATATCCTTGAACGTAAAGACAAAGATTTGACTAAAATGTCTTTGCATGTACATCCCTTCGTAGCGGCGTACTTAAAAAATGGATTACCAAGCATTCAGATGAAATGGTTATTTAAACACAAAAAGTGGATTAAGATTGTACCAAGAGATGCGTATAAATATTTACAATTCAATTTCTTGGATAAGAATCATAACACACTTTACAACGAATCAAATTAA
- a CDS encoding GLPGLI family protein encodes MRLLLFLLLPFSLFAQDKFKVEYEKRSYIKLDGNSEQYRLMEEQFSRPSYLQLLGDDNRCSLKEIDRISNSQSSTQMSIIGAEKDLESYLDFTKNEMIVSKDIDGKIFLISNQIKPFEWIITRETKKINGYNAKKATYKHQDFLYEVWYSTDIKSKCGPDDAYGLPGLVLEAKIIHIEKPDNYTHYKIDQLTIDNEVKFNVPTKGKPTTAEEYKSFRAEYDKRLQEAYGNTGIDKD; translated from the coding sequence ATGAGATTATTATTGTTTTTATTATTACCATTTTCCTTATTTGCTCAAGATAAATTTAAGGTAGAATACGAAAAACGTAGCTACATTAAATTAGATGGCAACAGTGAGCAATATAGATTGATGGAAGAGCAATTTTCTAGACCATCTTATCTGCAACTATTGGGTGATGATAATCGATGTTCATTAAAAGAAATAGATAGGATTTCTAATTCTCAAAGTTCAACACAAATGAGTATAATTGGCGCTGAAAAAGATTTAGAATCATATTTAGATTTCACAAAAAATGAAATGATAGTTTCTAAAGATATTGATGGAAAAATATTTTTAATTTCTAATCAAATTAAACCTTTCGAATGGATAATTACTAGAGAAACAAAGAAAATTAATGGTTATAATGCAAAAAAAGCGACTTATAAACATCAAGATTTTCTTTATGAAGTTTGGTATTCTACTGATATAAAATCAAAATGTGGTCCTGATGATGCATATGGCTTACCAGGCTTAGTATTAGAAGCAAAGATAATTCATATAGAAAAACCAGATAATTACACACATTATAAGATAGATCAACTAACAATTGATAATGAGGTTAAATTTAATGTCCCAACTAAGGGAAAACCGACAACCGCAGAGGAATATAAATCATTTCGTGCAGAATATGATAAACGATTACAAGAAGCCTACGGGAATACAGGAATTGATAAAGATTAA
- a CDS encoding siderophore-interacting protein, with translation MAEKTKIVKEKFFLKRKEYVTPHLIRLYIGSDDVLVFEETTLGGTCKLSFPPLGIRDIHFAEYDAEKNKWYTPSDKFKPVTRTYTLRGIDAKENELIVDVADHGDNGPGSRWARNAQIGDRIGVSMKAKKKELAPKADFVCLAADLTGLPVISVIIESLPSSTKGIVCVEVPSKEDVHKIETKANLEFKWIINPQRGKGTALAKLVTSQKYPKRKDGKRFAYVAGESQSIKKIKTFFKDDLEWKKEEFYCTSHWKAGKAERNGLEECHDKIEQREIAKVF, from the coding sequence ATGGCTGAAAAGACTAAAATTGTTAAAGAGAAATTTTTTTTAAAACGTAAAGAATATGTGACTCCACATTTAATTCGTTTATACATTGGTAGCGATGATGTTTTGGTTTTTGAAGAAACAACTTTAGGAGGAACGTGTAAATTATCGTTCCCACCATTAGGAATCCGAGATATTCACTTTGCTGAATATGATGCGGAAAAAAATAAATGGTACACACCTTCTGATAAATTTAAACCAGTTACACGTACATATACCTTAAGAGGAATTGATGCAAAAGAAAACGAATTAATCGTAGATGTTGCAGATCACGGAGATAATGGACCTGGTTCTCGTTGGGCAAGAAATGCACAAATTGGTGATAGAATAGGTGTTTCTATGAAAGCGAAGAAAAAAGAATTAGCTCCAAAAGCCGATTTTGTTTGTTTAGCTGCTGATTTAACAGGTTTACCAGTTATTTCTGTCATTATAGAATCTTTGCCATCATCTACAAAAGGTATAGTTTGTGTTGAGGTTCCGTCTAAGGAAGATGTTCATAAAATAGAAACTAAAGCAAATTTAGAATTCAAATGGATTATTAATCCACAAAGAGGAAAAGGTACAGCTTTAGCAAAATTAGTTACAAGTCAAAAATATCCTAAACGTAAAGACGGTAAACGTTTTGCTTATGTTGCGGGAGAATCACAATCAATTAAAAAAATTAAAACTTTCTTTAAAGATGATTTAGAGTGGAAAAAAGAAGAATTCTACTGTACATCGCACTGGAAAGCTGGTAAAGCTGAAAGAAATGGTTTAGAGGAATGTCACGATAAAATTGAGCAAAGGGAAATAGCTAAAGTTTTTTAA
- a CDS encoding tyrosine-protein phosphatase, with protein MKLMHESRILPIEGGYNFRDLGGIITGNKTIIKSNYLIRTDELSRLNTNDLEFLADLNVKTVVDFRTAEERKSSIDRVPSTCKNEFHLDIMAANMNAFMQKMQSGLTDYKHMMQQFYSDLVLEENAMKEFKEFFSILQNKENCSVIYHCTAGKDRTGIATALILKSLNVDWNTIESDYLLSNQFLEKKYAAYIEQNPSLADIFLVNAEYLQGAFEKIVEKYYSVDDYLTDHLNVDIDLMKKIYTK; from the coding sequence ATGAAATTGATGCACGAAAGTAGAATACTACCAATAGAAGGAGGTTATAATTTTAGAGATTTAGGAGGAATAATAACAGGAAATAAGACAATTATAAAATCAAATTACTTAATAAGAACAGATGAATTAAGCAGATTAAATACAAATGATTTAGAATTTTTAGCTGATTTAAATGTAAAAACTGTTGTAGATTTTAGAACGGCTGAGGAAAGAAAATCATCTATTGATCGAGTTCCATCCACTTGTAAGAATGAATTTCATTTAGATATTATGGCGGCTAATATGAATGCCTTTATGCAAAAAATGCAAAGTGGATTGACAGATTATAAACACATGATGCAGCAATTTTATAGCGATTTAGTTTTAGAAGAAAATGCAATGAAAGAGTTTAAAGAATTCTTTTCTATTTTACAAAATAAGGAGAATTGCTCGGTTATTTATCATTGTACAGCCGGAAAAGATCGAACTGGAATTGCAACTGCTTTAATTTTAAAATCGTTGAATGTGGATTGGAATACGATAGAGTCTGATTATTTATTATCGAACCAATTTTTAGAAAAAAAATATGCTGCTTACATCGAACAAAACCCATCTTTAGCTGATATTTTCTTAGTAAACGCTGAATATTTACAAGGTGCTTTTGAAAAAATAGTGGAAAAGTATTACTCAGTTGATGATTATTTGACCGATCATTTGAACGTTGATATCGATTTGATGAAGAAAATATATACGAAATAA
- a CDS encoding heavy metal translocating P-type ATPase translates to MSNCKTCCGEDEQHFHNHSHESNSNNHNDHDHDHSTNRWTLIFSLVIFFLGLTFQYIIKAEWFLGNEWIRLIWFAVAYIPVAYPVWVQAFELFLKKDFFNEFSLMGIATLGAFFIQEYPEGVAVMLFYTIGEMFQDAAVNKAKGNIKALLDVRPNTANVFRDGVFKEVHPEEVQIGEIIQVRVGEKVPLDGTMKSDKGSFNTSALTGESKPSVYRRNEQVLAGMLNLENVVEMVTTKKFEDSSIAKILQMVQEASSRKAKTELFIRKFAKVYTPIVFFLAVALVFIPALFVDDYNFKDWLYRGLIFLVVSCPCALVISVPLGYFGGIGAASRNGILFKGSNFLEQMSKVTAVVMDKTGTLTKGVFNVQQIETVGIDQNEFLSMVSALESQSTHPIAKAIVNHHPPISKAENVEEIAGKGLKGKVNGKEILVGNGKLLQHFGIVYPTTIDQIVESIVLVAIDNKYAGYITVADELKTDAKQTISDLKKLGVNVTVMLSGDKDSITQKVAKEIGLSKAYGGLLPEGKVEKMNELKKDPNQIVAFVGDGINDAPVLALSDVGIAMGGLGSDAAIETADVVIQTDQPHKIATAIKIGRETRKIVIQNILLALIVKGIVMILGAGGLSNMWEAVFADVGVALLAILNAVRIQRMNFNI, encoded by the coding sequence ATGTCAAATTGTAAAACATGTTGTGGAGAAGATGAACAACATTTTCATAATCATTCTCACGAAAGCAATTCAAATAATCATAATGATCACGATCATGACCATTCAACCAACCGATGGACATTAATTTTTAGTTTAGTTATTTTCTTCTTAGGATTAACTTTTCAATATATTATTAAGGCCGAGTGGTTTTTAGGAAACGAATGGATACGTTTAATTTGGTTTGCTGTAGCCTATATTCCGGTAGCCTATCCAGTTTGGGTACAAGCTTTTGAATTATTTCTAAAAAAAGATTTTTTCAATGAATTTTCTTTGATGGGAATCGCAACTTTAGGCGCATTTTTTATACAGGAATATCCTGAGGGAGTCGCAGTAATGTTATTTTACACAATAGGCGAAATGTTCCAAGATGCTGCTGTTAATAAAGCAAAAGGTAACATTAAAGCGTTATTAGATGTAAGACCTAATACAGCCAATGTCTTTAGAGATGGAGTTTTTAAGGAAGTGCATCCAGAGGAAGTTCAAATTGGTGAAATTATTCAGGTTCGTGTCGGAGAAAAAGTCCCACTTGATGGTACGATGAAATCGGATAAAGGTAGTTTCAATACTTCTGCATTAACTGGAGAAAGTAAACCTTCTGTTTATAGAAGAAATGAACAGGTTTTGGCCGGAATGCTTAATTTAGAAAATGTAGTCGAAATGGTAACGACAAAAAAGTTTGAAGACAGTTCGATTGCAAAGATTCTTCAGATGGTTCAAGAAGCGAGTTCACGAAAAGCGAAAACAGAATTATTTATAAGAAAATTTGCTAAAGTTTATACGCCAATTGTTTTCTTTTTAGCAGTAGCATTAGTCTTTATTCCAGCTCTTTTTGTTGACGATTACAATTTTAAAGATTGGTTGTATCGAGGGTTAATATTCTTGGTTGTTTCATGTCCATGTGCATTAGTTATATCTGTTCCATTAGGGTATTTTGGAGGAATTGGAGCTGCTTCTCGAAATGGGATTTTATTTAAAGGATCTAATTTCTTAGAACAAATGAGTAAAGTAACTGCTGTTGTGATGGACAAAACAGGAACTTTAACCAAAGGTGTTTTTAATGTTCAACAAATTGAAACTGTTGGTATAGATCAGAACGAATTTTTATCTATGGTTTCAGCATTAGAATCTCAATCTACTCATCCAATAGCCAAAGCAATTGTCAATCATCATCCACCAATTTCTAAAGCAGAAAATGTAGAGGAAATTGCTGGGAAAGGTTTAAAAGGAAAAGTGAATGGAAAAGAGATTCTAGTCGGAAATGGGAAATTATTGCAACATTTTGGTATCGTGTATCCAACAACAATAGATCAGATTGTAGAGAGTATAGTTTTGGTCGCAATTGATAATAAATACGCGGGTTATATTACAGTTGCAGACGAATTAAAAACTGATGCAAAACAAACAATTTCTGATTTAAAAAAACTAGGAGTTAACGTTACTGTAATGTTGAGTGGAGATAAAGATTCAATTACTCAGAAAGTAGCCAAAGAAATAGGTTTATCAAAAGCTTATGGTGGATTATTGCCAGAAGGGAAAGTTGAAAAAATGAACGAATTGAAGAAAGATCCAAATCAAATTGTAGCATTTGTTGGTGATGGAATAAACGACGCACCAGTTTTAGCATTAAGTGATGTAGGAATTGCAATGGGAGGTTTAGGAAGTGATGCCGCAATTGAAACGGCTGATGTTGTAATACAGACAGATCAGCCACATAAAATTGCTACTGCAATTAAAATTGGACGAGAAACCAGAAAAATAGTTATTCAGAATATTTTGTTGGCTCTTATTGTAAAAGGAATTGTGATGATTTTAGGAGCTGGTGGTTTATCTAACATGTGGGAAGCTGTATTTGCAGATGTTGGTGTCGCTTTATTAGCTATTCTTAATGCAGTAAGAATTCAGCGAATGAATTTTAATATATAA
- a CDS encoding Fur family transcriptional regulator produces MEADILANQLKERKINPTAMRLLVLDQLIKSDVAMSLVDLETLLDSADRVTIYRTLKKFEEKKLVHTIEDGTGSIKYAICESNCKCNTAFTHAHFHCTQCEQTFCLRNIHLPDIKLPKNFQAEQSSFILKGICDHCSVK; encoded by the coding sequence ATGGAAGCAGATATTTTAGCGAATCAATTAAAAGAAAGAAAAATAAATCCAACAGCGATGCGACTTTTAGTTTTGGATCAATTAATTAAATCTGATGTTGCAATGAGTTTGGTTGATTTAGAAACTTTGTTGGATTCGGCTGATCGTGTAACGATTTATAGGACTTTAAAGAAATTTGAAGAAAAGAAGCTTGTTCATACGATTGAAGATGGTACAGGATCTATAAAATATGCCATTTGCGAATCTAATTGTAAGTGTAATACAGCGTTTACACACGCGCATTTTCATTGTACACAATGTGAACAAACGTTTTGTTTGCGTAATATACATTTGCCAGATATTAAACTTCCTAAAAATTTCCAAGCAGAACAATCTTCGTTTATCTTAAAAGGAATCTGTGATCATTGCAGCGTAAAATAA
- a CDS encoding isoaspartyl peptidase/L-asparaginase family protein, with amino-acid sequence MNNRRSFLKKISALGILGITAKLDAIEFSNLSTSSKINKPIVLSTWNFGIQANAEAWKILGSKGNALDAVEKGVRLVEADPTERSVGYGGRPDRDGKVTLDACIMDHQANIGSVAGLEQIKHPITVARKVMEDTPHVMLVGNGALQFALEKGFKKENLLTEESEKEWKEWLKDTNYQMPINIENHDTIGMIALDEFGNLSGACTTSGMAYKMHGRVGDSPIIGAGLYVDNEIGAATATGHGEEVIRIAGSHLVVELMRQGKHPEDACKEAVLRIIKLTELRKKDLKNIQVGFIAINKQGEYGSYCIHPGFNFAVHDQKGNRLIDGKSIIK; translated from the coding sequence ATGAACAACAGAAGAAGCTTTCTAAAAAAAATATCAGCCTTAGGGATTTTAGGTATTACGGCTAAATTAGACGCAATTGAATTTTCTAATCTATCCACTTCATCAAAAATAAATAAACCTATTGTTCTATCGACTTGGAATTTCGGAATACAAGCCAATGCCGAAGCTTGGAAAATTTTAGGCAGTAAAGGAAATGCATTGGATGCTGTTGAAAAAGGTGTTCGGTTGGTAGAAGCTGATCCTACTGAACGAAGTGTTGGTTATGGAGGAAGACCAGATCGTGACGGAAAAGTAACATTAGACGCATGTATTATGGATCATCAAGCTAATATTGGCTCTGTTGCAGGATTAGAACAAATTAAACATCCTATAACTGTTGCTCGTAAGGTAATGGAAGATACACCACATGTTATGTTAGTTGGTAATGGAGCGTTGCAATTTGCTTTGGAAAAAGGGTTTAAGAAAGAAAATTTATTAACCGAAGAATCTGAAAAGGAATGGAAAGAATGGTTAAAAGATACTAATTATCAGATGCCTATTAATATCGAAAACCACGATACAATCGGAATGATTGCTTTAGACGAATTTGGAAATCTTTCTGGAGCTTGTACTACAAGTGGAATGGCTTATAAAATGCATGGTCGCGTTGGTGATTCGCCTATTATTGGTGCTGGTTTATATGTTGATAACGAAATTGGTGCTGCAACTGCAACAGGTCATGGAGAGGAAGTGATTCGTATTGCAGGAAGTCATTTGGTTGTGGAATTGATGCGACAAGGGAAACACCCAGAAGATGCTTGTAAAGAAGCTGTTCTTAGAATTATAAAATTGACAGAATTACGTAAGAAGGATTTAAAAAATATTCAAGTAGGATTTATTGCTATTAATAAACAAGGTGAATATGGTTCGTATTGTATTCATCCAGGGTTTAACTTTGCAGTTCACGATCAAAAAGGAAATCGTTTAATTGATGGTAAATCAATCATAAAATGA
- a CDS encoding copper homeostasis protein CutC, protein MKKIEIACFNLESALVAAISNADRIEFCADAHLGGTTPKKEDIKTLISNSDKELMIMIRPRGGDFNYTDDEFELMKNDILTLKSLKIDGFVFGILKENNEIDLERNQILVELAKPLKCAFHRAFDRTSDLENSLEQVINLGFKTILTSGLSSNVNEGKHNLKKLVELAGNRIEIMPGGGLRSSNLKEIHSITNANYFHSSALVDDSGISNLEEINQLKTLIN, encoded by the coding sequence ATGAAAAAAATAGAAATAGCTTGTTTCAACTTAGAATCTGCCTTAGTCGCAGCCATATCTAATGCTGACCGCATAGAATTTTGTGCAGATGCTCATTTAGGTGGAACTACTCCCAAAAAAGAAGATATTAAAACATTAATTTCAAATTCTGATAAAGAATTAATGATTATGATTCGCCCTCGTGGTGGAGATTTTAATTATACTGATGATGAATTTGAACTGATGAAAAATGATATTTTAACATTAAAATCTTTAAAAATTGATGGATTCGTTTTCGGAATTTTGAAAGAAAATAATGAGATTGATTTAGAGCGTAATCAGATTTTAGTTGAGTTAGCAAAACCCTTAAAATGTGCATTTCATCGCGCCTTTGATCGCACATCTGATTTAGAAAATTCTCTTGAACAAGTAATTAACTTAGGCTTTAAAACTATTTTAACTTCTGGATTAAGTTCTAATGTAAATGAAGGCAAACATAATTTGAAAAAATTAGTAGAATTAGCAGGAAATCGTATAGAAATTATGCCAGGAGGCGGATTGCGTTCTTCAAATTTAAAAGAAATCCATTCGATTACCAATGCGAATTACTTCCATTCTTCTGCCTTGGTAGATGATAGTGGAATTTCAAATCTGGAAGAAATTAATCAACTGAAAACTCTCATCAATTAG